The region GGTCTGGCTTGAGCCTGTTTGCAGTTCACTTACTCCTGCAAGCTTGTCCATTCCTGAAGGAGCACTTTCATCTTCAGGAAGTCGCGCTACAAGACTTGGCAAATCGTTAACAACGACAGATGTTTTACTTGGAAAACTTAAATTACCCTCAGAGACGGTGGATGCAGCGGCATCAAAAGTTAGCAATCCCAACAAAGCGCCTGACCCGATCGCGGCAACCCATAATCCAACTGGAGCCTTTTGCAAAAAGCTATACAAAGAGTGCATCTTAGCCATCGAACCTCACACCTAATAAAATGCTGAACAAATACATCCTCAAAAAGTGGATGGTATCAGAGCCAACCCACTAATTATGTAATCTTAGCCACACCAAGAAAATGAATTTTGGTTCAGCAATTCCAGCCTTGCTGCTTAGGCCAGTTCCGCTTTGATTGAAACGGATTCGACTAAAAAACCCACCAGCCAATCTTTGACGTGGTGGGTCGCGCGGCAGTCATCTTCGTTGTAAGTAAGGATAGAGTCGAGGTAGGTGCGATCGCCTGTGGAGAGCCATTGGGAATACCAACAGATAGATTGGGCACCGTTGGCTGAGGGGTCACGCCAGTTAAATCCCAGCCAGCGGGCGATTGGTTTAAGAGCGTAACTCTCCACAGGCAGCGTTACTAACTGAGTAATGCGTTCGTGCAAATCAACAAAGCGCGACAGCAGGGGTTTGACCTGATGAGAGGGGGTACTGTAAAGTTTGGCGAGGCGTTCAACCGTTTGTAATTCGTAGGGGCAGAAGTGAAAGATGGGGGCGTTTGGATACTGCCAAACCAGTTCCAAAAATCGTTCCCATACTTGGACTTCATCCGCTGGTGATTCAGCTAACAGAGGGTAAAATGTCTGGCTATTAGCAGAGCGATCAACCACTAGGACTCCATGCAAGTATGCCAGGTTTAGACTGGGTTCTGCTTCGATGTCGAAATACAGCTCAACGGAAGCTGTGGGAATCCCGGATGCTGCCAGGATGGGATGAGGATAGTAAGAGGACAGTGCCGCCCGATTATTACCTGCAAAGTTTACTCCGGTCACAGACAGGCTCTCTTCTACCAGCAATGCCTGATTGTGCAAGGCTGATCGCGCCTGTCGCACAAGCTTATAAGCAGTCTCTCGACCAAAACCAGGTAAAGGTTCCAGGTCTGCTGGGTTGATTTCAGCCAGCGATCGCACAGTCGTCAAATTCAATGCTTGTAGTTGCAAATAGCGGGTAGGAGTTACGCCTGGTAGCAGCGACAAATGGTAGTCTGATTTAGCGATCGTGTGGCAATGGCTCAACCAGTGACATAAGCTGCAACGACTTCGAGCAATGAACACTTCCGGTTCCTGCTGCTGCACTAACATCTGGATGCACCCGTCCAAAATCTCTTGCATTCGGGGAAGCATTTCCCATAGGTCTACAGAAAAGGTGCCTCGCTCTCGCAACAATAGCCAGGCTTCCTCACACCAGGCTCCCTGCACCTCTGCAGCCACAAGTGCGTGAAAGGCGACTGCAATTTGATACTCCATCTTGGGACGTTTGCCCAACTTAATTTCCATGGGAGCATAGAGCCAAT is a window of Leptolyngbyaceae cyanobacterium JSC-12 DNA encoding:
- a CDS encoding RecB family nuclease, putative, TM0106 family (IMG reference gene:2510095580~TIGRFAM: RecB family nuclease, putative, TM0106 family), encoding MLIDAEQLTNYQRCHRRAYLDVYGDLEQRDATNEYLLKLIQDSQEHQRLFIQNHHLTQPSYTPDDWQAAHNATLELMQQGVEQIYQGVLLAETADGITLKSNPDLLIKQPGRSLFGDWLYAPMEIKLGKRPKMEYQIAVAFHALVAAEVQGAWCEEAWLLLRERGTFSVDLWEMLPRMQEILDGCIQMLVQQQEPEVFIARSRCSLCHWLSHCHTIAKSDYHLSLLPGVTPTRYLQLQALNLTTVRSLAEINPADLEPLPGFGRETAYKLVRQARSALHNQALLVEESLSVTGVNFAGNNRAALSSYYPHPILAASGIPTASVELYFDIEAEPSLNLAYLHGVLVVDRSANSQTFYPLLAESPADEVQVWERFLELVWQYPNAPIFHFCPYELQTVERLAKLYSTPSHQVKPLLSRFVDLHERITQLVTLPVESYALKPIARWLGFNWRDPSANGAQSICWYSQWLSTGDRTYLDSILTYNEDDCRATHHVKDWLVGFLVESVSIKAELA